Genomic window (Venenivibrio stagnispumantis):
TCCTTCTTTTGTTATTTTTATCATTGCATCGGCTACTGCTATAAATGCACCGGTTATTGATGTTACCCTTGTTCCACCATCAGCCTGTATTACATCACAATCAACCCAGATAGTTCTTTCACCGAGTTTTTTTAAATCTACTGCTGCCCTTAAAGCCCTACCTATCAATCTTTGGATTTCGTGGGTTCTGCCACTTGGAGAACCTCTGACTATTTCTCTGATATTTCTTGTTTCTGTTGCTCTTGGAAGCATAGAATATTCTGCAGTTATCCAGCCTTGCCCTGTTCCTTTTAAAAAAGGTGGGACTTTTTCTTCTACCGAAGCAGTAACTATTACTTTTGTATTTCCGATTTCTATTAAAACCGAACCTTCTGCATAAATATTGAAATCTCTTGTGATTTTTACATCTCTTATTTGTGCCGGTGCCCTTTTGTCAAAACGCAAATCTATCTCCTTCAAGATTTTAGTTATTATAAAATTCTACCACAAATTAAGCTTCTCTTTTCTTTTAACCATCTTGGTGATTGTGTCATTTACCGGTAGATATATACCTTTTTCTTCTGCAAGTTTTACAACTGCTCCATTTAATGCATCTATCTCTGTTCTTTTTTTAGATTTTAAATCATAATACATTGAAGGATAATGTTTTGCTGTAGGTGGTATAAGATTTTTATAAAAATGTTGTATATAATCCTCCGGATTATCCCATCTTAATTTTATATTGTTTGCTTTTGTTGCAATAAATATCTCATTTATAATTTTATTCATTAGATCTTTGGTGTTTTCATCTTCTGCAAGTTCTCCGTAACTACATTCAAGTAATGCTCCAAGAGGATTTAATGCACAGTTATAAATTATCTTATCCCATAAAATTTGCTGAATATCCGGTGCATAAGAAGCAGGTATTCCGGCTTTTTTTAAAACACAAGCAATTTTTATAATATCCTCTTCTTTTACTGCTTTATCCTGATTTCCTATTCTTACATCATCTGCATTTACCGTTATCTCTACTAAGGTAGGTTTTATAACTTTTGCTCCAAAAATTACCCTTGCCAATAAGGTATGGTTTTTGCCGATTATATTGCTTACTTTTTCATAATTGCCGTATCCATTTTGAGCTACTATTACAAATGTGTTTTGTTTTACTACATTTTTTATCTGATTTATTGCAGTTTCTGTATCGTAGGATTTTACTGTTAAAAAGATTAAATCATAATCTAAATCTTTTATATAATCTGTTATATCATCTAAAATAGCTTCGTGCTCTCCCCATATTCCTGTAATTTTTAATTTTTTATCTTTAAAAAGATGTAGATACTCTTTTTTTGTTATTCCATATACTTGATGTCCGGCTTCTTTCAGAAAAACGGCAAAAACTGTTCCGACTGCTCCAAGCCCGAATACTGCTATCTTCATTTTATAATTCTAAGAATTTTGCTATCTGATTAATATCCGGTGGCATCTCTATTGGTTTTTCGCTTGCCATTATAACCGTGTCAGGGTCTTTTAAACCATTTCCTGTAAGTGTGCAGGTTATAATTTCTGAGCCTTTGAATAATCCTTTTCTGTAAGCTTTTATAACGCCGGCTACAGATGCGGCAGATGCAGGCTCGCAGAATACTCCTTCCGTTGAAGCTATTAATTTATATGCTTCAAGAATCTCTTCATCTGAAACTGCATCTATAAATCCATTGCTTTCTTTTGCTGCTTGTAATGCCGGTTGCCAGCTATAAGGATTTCCTATTTTTATTGCTGTTGCTATTGTTTGAGGATTTTTAATAGGAAAACCTTTTACGATGGGAGCTGCTCCTTCTGCCTGCCAGCCTATCATTCTAGGTGTTTTTTTAACTTTTCCTTTTTGATAATACTCTTTGTATCCTTTCCAATATGCTGTAATATTCCCTGCATTCCCAACAGGTAAAAAGTGAAAATCCGGAGCTTCTTCAAGATAATCACATATCTCAAAAGCAGCTGTTTTTTGCCCTTCTATTCTGTATGGATTTACAGAATTAACAACTTCTACCGGATATTTTTCTCCAATCTGTCTAACTATTGTGAGTGCATCATCAAAATTTCCCATTAATGCAATGATTTTAGCTCCATATATCATTGCCTGTGATAATTTTCCTACGGCTACTGCACCTTTTGGAAGTATTACATAAGCTTTCATTCCGGCTCTTGCAGCATAAGCAGCAGCAGATGCAGATGTGTTACCGGTTGAAGCACAGATAACTGCTGTTTTTCCTTCTTCTTTTGCTTTTGATATTGCCATAGTCATTCCACGGTCTTTAAAAGAGCCGGTAGGATTAAGTCCTTCATATTTAAGATATATCTGTAAATTTTTATCCGGTGCTATTGCTTTTGATAAATTATCTGCTTTTATAAGGGGTGTATTTCCTTCATGTAAAGATACAACAGGTGTTTTTTCAGAAACCGGCAGATATTCTCTATAAGCTTCTATTATACCTTTCCATTTACAATCCAAATTTATCGCCTGATTATCAAACTGCTATTGCAGTTTGACCGTGGTATTTATATTCCGCCTTAATTTAAGATGCCTATTCCACGGCAGGCGGTATTTAGGCATCTGCTTTATTAAATTTTAGATGATTTTTTTAATTCTTTAAATAGTTCCTCTGTAATAGGGCCTTCTGCTCTTCTATTTATAAATTGTTGAACTACCGGGTCTTTGCTATTTTTAATTTCTTCTGGCGTTCCTATTGCATATATTACACCTTTATGTATAAATGCTATTCTATCGGCTATAGAGAAAGCACTTTCTAAATCGTGGGTAACAACTACCGATGTGATATTTAGATTGTTTCTTAAATCTACTATTAGATTATCTATCATTGCAGATGTTACCGGGTCTAATCCAGATGTTGGTTCATCATATAATATAATTTCAGGGTTATAAGCTATAGCTCTTGCAAGGGAAACCCTTTTTCTCATACCACCTGATAACTGGGAAGGATACAAATCTTCTATACCATTTAAACCTACAAGGGCAAGCTTAGATTTTGCTATATTTCTAATCTCTTCTTCTGACATTTTTGTATTTTCTAAAAAATAAAATCCTACATTTTCCCAAACCTTTAAACTATCAAATAAAGCACCTTCCTGAAAGAGATACCCTATTTTTTTTCTAAACTCTATAAGCTCTATATCCTTTAAAGAAGTTATATCTACTGAGTTTATATAAATTTTTCCGGAAGTTGGCTTTAAAAGACCTATTATATGTTTTAAAACTGTGCTTTTTCCGCTACCACTACCACCAATGATAACAAAAATTTCACCTTCATAAATCTCAAAGCTAACATTTTTCAAAACTTCTCTATAATCAAACTTCTTAACAAGATTTTCTACTTTTATTTTAACCATCATCTCTCCTGACAAATATCATATCATATTTTAAATTGTTGTGAACTACTCCTTAATAAATTGAGGAGCTTCCTGCTTCACAGCTGTATATCTCGTAGACTGCAAGTTATATTGCATTCCGCCGACAGAGCCAGCTCCACAGGCTTCAGCTTGGGTAGTTCCTACCCTACCACCCGTTAGGTGGGTGAGCCCTATTTGATATAGATTTTTACTTGCATTCTCATCTCTATCGTGTATTGTTTTGCATATAGGACACTGCCATTTTCTTATTGATAGGGTAAGCTGGTCATTTTTATATCCACATACACTACAGGTTTTACTACTTGCATAAAATCTATCCGGTTTTTCTATATGCCTACCATACCATTTTGCTTTGTATTCCAACATATTAATGAATGTTGACCAGCTTACATCGGCTATCTGTTTTGATAACTTGTTGTTTTGTATCATTCCTTTTATGTTT
Coding sequences:
- the rph gene encoding ribonuclease PH, translated to MRFDKRAPAQIRDVKITRDFNIYAEGSVLIEIGNTKVIVTASVEEKVPPFLKGTGQGWITAEYSMLPRATETRNIREIVRGSPSGRTHEIQRLIGRALRAAVDLKKLGERTIWVDCDVIQADGGTRVTSITGAFIAVADAMIKITKEGRVKQNPLKDYVAAISVGRLKNEVILDLNYQEDSTAEVDMNVVMTGKGEFVEIQATGEEHSFSQEDFNKMLEYAKLGIKKLIHIQKELIEGIPSIGHWERKNIKEFVYIDR
- a CDS encoding ketopantoate reductase family protein, with amino-acid sequence MKIAVFGLGAVGTVFAVFLKEAGHQVYGITKKEYLHLFKDKKLKITGIWGEHEAILDDITDYIKDLDYDLIFLTVKSYDTETAINQIKNVVKQNTFVIVAQNGYGNYEKVSNIIGKNHTLLARVIFGAKVIKPTLVEITVNADDVRIGNQDKAVKEEDIIKIACVLKKAGIPASYAPDIQQILWDKIIYNCALNPLGALLECSYGELAEDENTKDLMNKIINEIFIATKANNIKLRWDNPEDYIQHFYKNLIPPTAKHYPSMYYDLKSKKRTEIDALNGAVVKLAEEKGIYLPVNDTITKMVKRKEKLNLW
- the thrC gene encoding threonine synthase, whose product is MDCKWKGIIEAYREYLPVSEKTPVVSLHEGNTPLIKADNLSKAIAPDKNLQIYLKYEGLNPTGSFKDRGMTMAISKAKEEGKTAVICASTGNTSASAAAYAARAGMKAYVILPKGAVAVGKLSQAMIYGAKIIALMGNFDDALTIVRQIGEKYPVEVVNSVNPYRIEGQKTAAFEICDYLEEAPDFHFLPVGNAGNITAYWKGYKEYYQKGKVKKTPRMIGWQAEGAAPIVKGFPIKNPQTIATAIKIGNPYSWQPALQAAKESNGFIDAVSDEEILEAYKLIASTEGVFCEPASAASVAGVIKAYRKGLFKGSEIITCTLTGNGLKDPDTVIMASEKPIEMPPDINQIAKFLEL
- a CDS encoding ABC transporter ATP-binding protein, which codes for MMVKIKVENLVKKFDYREVLKNVSFEIYEGEIFVIIGGSGSGKSTVLKHIIGLLKPTSGKIYINSVDITSLKDIELIEFRKKIGYLFQEGALFDSLKVWENVGFYFLENTKMSEEEIRNIAKSKLALVGLNGIEDLYPSQLSGGMRKRVSLARAIAYNPEIILYDEPTSGLDPVTSAMIDNLIVDLRNNLNITSVVVTHDLESAFSIADRIAFIHKGVIYAIGTPEEIKNSKDPVVQQFINRRAEGPITEELFKELKKSSKI